ATTGCACGGGACGAGCTCGCCGCTGGGCGTCAGGTCAAGGCTGTTGCCAATATGTGTGGGTTTTCCAGCCCGGCATCCTTTTCCCGGGCCTTCGCCAAACGCTACGGTGCTCCGCCACGCCGCGCGCGGCAGCTGGAACACAACTGAACGCAGGTTAGAGAACAGGATCGTCCGGTTGCTCCATGCCGTAGAGCTCGTCGTTGATGTCGTCCATCTTCCGGGCGATCAGCGCCTGGGCATCCTTCAGACCGAGATTGTAGAAGCTCGCGCCAAGGGACCCGCTCAGGAAGTCGATCAGGAAATCGGCTTCCATGTTGCCGATGTCCGTATCCAATTCGTCGCTCAGATATTGCCGGATCTGCTCGTTGAGGCGGGCGCGGGTGTCCTTGTCCAGTTTTAGATCCGGCATGTCTGGTGGCCTCCGGCAATCAGGTGAAGAGATTGGCCGGTCAGGCAGCCTTCTCCAAAAGGCTTTCGAAGAGCAGGCGGCCGTCGAGGCCGCCGTGAAGCGACTCAACCAGGTTTTCCGGGTGGGGCATCATGCCGAGCACGTTGCCTTTGGCGTTTGTGACACCGGCAATGTCGTTGATCGAGCCGTTTGGATTGGTGCCGTTGGCATAGCGGAACACGACCTGACCATTGCCTTCAACGGATTTGAGTGTTTCAGCGTCGGCAAAATAGTTGCCGTCATGATGGGCAACCGGACACCGCCACACCTGGCCCTTTTCGAACTTCGAAGAGAACTGTGTTGCGCTGTTCACGGTTTCCAGCATGACTTCCTTGCACACAAATGTCAGACCGGCATTGCGCATGAGGGCGCCCGGCAGCAGGCCCGCTTCTGTCAGGATCTGAAAGCCGTTGCACACTCCAAGAACCGAAACGCCGCTCTCTGCCTTGGCGACCAGATCCTTCAGGATCGGAGACCGCGCTGCAATCGCGCCGGACCGCAAATAGTCGCCGTAGGAGAAGCCGCCCGGGACGATGACCAGATCGGCATCCGGCAGGGAGCTTTCTGTATGCCAGACACCAACAGGGCGCGTGCCGGTGATCAGTTCCAGCGCATGGAACATGTCACGATCGCGATTGGAGCCTGGGAAAACGATGACGGCGGTTTTCATGGAGCGAGTTCCGGAAGTTCAGAGCAGGTAAAACACAGCAACGAGGGCAATAAATGCGGGCAGCAGGATGAAGATTGCAGCTTTTATGGCTATAAAGAGAACAGCTCTCTTTGCATCCTTATCCATCTCGCTCCCCTGCTTATGCGATCTCGATTGCGTAGTTTTCAATCACGGTGTTGGCGAGCAGTTTTTCGCACATCTGCTCCAGTTCGGCCTTGGCGGCATCCTTGTCGGAACCGGTCAGTTCTACGTCGAAAACCTTGCCCTGGCGGACAGAGCCGACATCGCCGAAGCCAAGACCGCCGAGCGCGCCTTCAATGGCTTTTCCCTGGGGATCGAGAACACCGTTTTTCAAGGTGACGATCACGCGAGCTTTCATGATTGTTGTCTCCATCAGCATCTGGTGGGCGTGTTGCGCGCTCCATACACCAGCTGAACCGGTTCGCAAAGGCAAAGACGGCTATTCAAAAGAAAAACCCCTGCCAAGTGAGATCAGGGCAGGGGTCTTTGAAAATTTATTGGACCAGTGTTGGGCCTGATCCGACCGGGCGCTCGTTCTGTGTCACCAGACCCAGACGCTTGGCGACTTCCTGGTAGGCTTCCAGCATTCCGCCCATCTCGCGGCGGAAGCGGTCCTTGTCCATCTTTTCGTTGGTCTCAGTGTCCCACAGACGGCAGCTGTCCGGCGAAATCTCGTCCGCGACCACGATGCGCATGAGATCGCCTTCAAACAGACGGCCACATTCGATCTTGAAATCAACGAGGCGGATGCCGACGCCCAGGAACAGACCGGACAGGAAGTCGTTGACGCGGATGGCCAGGGCCATCATGTCGTCGAGTTCCTGCGGTGTTGCCCAGCCAAAGGCCGTGATGTGTTCTTCAGACACCATCGGATCATCGAGTTCATCGTTCTTGTAGTAGAACTCAATGATGGAACGTGGCAGTTGTGTGCCTTCTTCAAGACCCAGGCGCTTCGCAATTGAGCCAGCCGCAACATTGCGCACAACCACTTCAAGCGGGATGATCTCGACTTCCCGGATCAGCTGCTCGCGCATGTTCATGCGCCGGATGAAGTGCGTCGGAATCCCGATGGCATTCAGGTTGTTGAAGATGTACTCGGAGATGCGGTTGTTGAGCACGCCCTTGCCGTCGACAATCTCGTGTTTCTTGTTGTTGAAAGCAGTCGCGTCGTCCTTGAAGTGCTGAACCAGGGTTCCTGGCTCCGGACCTTCATAGAGAATCTTCGCTTTACCTTCATAGATGCGCCGGCGGCGGTTCATGGGCTTATCCGTCTCGTTATTGAGAGAAACCTTGCGAGGGATATCTGCGCCTATACGTGTCGTTCACTGGGAATTTGGCTTCGACCAGGTGGGGACCGTATGGCCGCAAATCCTCGATTGCGGCGCGGAACTTACCCGAAGCGAGGCGAAAGCACAATCTTATGTTTTGCGCGAATTTCCGGGGAATGTCATGCTTTTGGCCAATCCGTGTCGCTACTACGTTGATTTGCGAAGCGGTGGGGGATATTGAAAGAGCCAAATGATCCCCATATTGGGGATGTGCACCGCAGTTCAGGAGACTTAGAAGCATGAGCACATTCGACAAGCGCGAGCAGGGATTTGAAAACAAATTCGCGCATGACGAGGAGCTGCGGTTCAAGGCAACCGCACGTCGCAACAAGCTGCTGGGCCTCTGGGCTGCAGGGCTTCTCGGATACGAAGGCGCGAAGGTTGAAGAATATGCCAAGGAAGTTGTCCGGGCTGACTTCGAAGAGCCGGGTGATGAGGACGTTTTCCGCAAGATCCGCGCAGACTTTGATGCCAACAATGTCGACCAGTCTGATCACCAGATTCGCCGCACCATGGACGAGCTGATGGCAACCGCCGTGGATCAGCTGCAAAACGAAGGCTGATCAGCCGACCGAACTGGTCTTTATCGAATTTGAAATGCCCGCCGAATCCGGCGGGCATTTTTATTTGTCGGCTGGACCCGTACGGATGAGGCACATATCCGGCTTGCGGGCGGCTCGAGATCCTTGTCTGATGGCGGCCAATCAGGAGGAGACCACCGTGACCGACCCGAAAACCCTTGCCGATAAACTGCGCTCCGGACAGCCGGTGATCACAGGCTGGTCCATGTTGGCGGCACCGATCGTGGCGGAGCTTTTTGCCCGAAGTGGCTATGAAGCGGTTACCCTGGACCTTCAGCACGGCATGCATGACTTCAAGTCCGCCAGTGATGGCTTTGCGGCCCTGGTGCTTGGTGGGGCTCACCGGATTGCGCGAATCCCCGTCGGCGGCAATGCAACCGCCAGCCGATTGGCGGATATGGGCGCAGAAATGCCTGATTGGCTCCAATGATCAATTCCCGCGCAGATGCTGAGGCCTTCGTTAAGGCGGTCAAGTATCCGCCGGTTGGGGACGCAGTTGGGCACCGTTCCGTGTGGTCACGCTTAACCAGCAGACGCCGGATGCCTACTTGAAAACTGCAAACGAACAAACGCTGGCACTGGCCATGGTGGAAACGCGCACATCTGTTGACGCGCTGGAGGACATCTTGGCGGTGCCGGGTCTGGACGGAGTATTTGTTGGACCAAGCGATCTGTCGCTGGCTTTGTCGAGCGGCGAAAAGCTGGATCCTAACGGGGCGGAGACAGCCCGGGTTTGTGGCGAAATTGCTGCCCGAGCGAAAGCGGCAGGGAAGATCGCCGGTATCTTCTGCATTGGTGCGGCTAAAGTTGAGGAGGCCATCGCCCAAGGCTTCAGGCTTATGGCTCACGGCACAGACATGATGATGTTCGATGAGGCGGCGCGTGCCCACCTTCAAGAAGTTGACACGGCAACGGGATCAGGGCCCGCAGTCAGCTATTGAGGTAAACTATTG
This window of the Roseibium alexandrii DFL-11 genome carries:
- a CDS encoding DUF2164 domain-containing protein; this translates as MPDLKLDKDTRARLNEQIRQYLSDELDTDIGNMEADFLIDFLSGSLGASFYNLGLKDAQALIARKMDDINDELYGMEQPDDPVL
- the purQ gene encoding phosphoribosylformylglycinamidine synthase subunit PurQ, yielding MKTAVIVFPGSNRDRDMFHALELITGTRPVGVWHTESSLPDADLVIVPGGFSYGDYLRSGAIAARSPILKDLVAKAESGVSVLGVCNGFQILTEAGLLPGALMRNAGLTFVCKEVMLETVNSATQFSSKFEKGQVWRCPVAHHDGNYFADAETLKSVEGNGQVVFRYANGTNPNGSINDIAGVTNAKGNVLGMMPHPENLVESLHGGLDGRLLFESLLEKAA
- a CDS encoding phosphoribosylformylglycinamidine synthase-associated small membrane protein, which translates into the protein MDKDAKRAVLFIAIKAAIFILLPAFIALVAVFYLL
- the purS gene encoding phosphoribosylformylglycinamidine synthase subunit PurS, translated to MMKARVIVTLKNGVLDPQGKAIEGALGGLGFGDVGSVRQGKVFDVELTGSDKDAAKAELEQMCEKLLANTVIENYAIEIA
- the purC gene encoding phosphoribosylaminoimidazolesuccinocarboxamide synthase gives rise to the protein MNRRRRIYEGKAKILYEGPEPGTLVQHFKDDATAFNNKKHEIVDGKGVLNNRISEYIFNNLNAIGIPTHFIRRMNMREQLIREVEIIPLEVVVRNVAAGSIAKRLGLEEGTQLPRSIIEFYYKNDELDDPMVSEEHITAFGWATPQELDDMMALAIRVNDFLSGLFLGVGIRLVDFKIECGRLFEGDLMRIVVADEISPDSCRLWDTETNEKMDKDRFRREMGGMLEAYQEVAKRLGLVTQNERPVGSGPTLVQ
- a CDS encoding DUF1476 domain-containing protein gives rise to the protein MSTFDKREQGFENKFAHDEELRFKATARRNKLLGLWAAGLLGYEGAKVEEYAKEVVRADFEEPGDEDVFRKIRADFDANNVDQSDHQIRRTMDELMATAVDQLQNEG
- a CDS encoding HpcH/HpaI aldolase family protein, with the protein product MTDPKTLADKLRSGQPVITGWSMLAAPIVAELFARSGYEAVTLDLQHGMHDFKSASDGFAALVLGGAHRIARIPVGGNATASRLADMGAEMPDWLQ
- a CDS encoding aldolase/citrate lyase family protein codes for the protein MKTANEQTLALAMVETRTSVDALEDILAVPGLDGVFVGPSDLSLALSSGEKLDPNGAETARVCGEIAARAKAAGKIAGIFCIGAAKVEEAIAQGFRLMAHGTDMMMFDEAARAHLQEVDTATGSGPAVSY